From Pseudomonas sp. stari2:
GCGCGCAGTTGCGCAATCCGTGCACGCAAACCATCGGCCAGACGCTGTTCGGCAGCGGCGCGATCGTATTTCCCGTCAGTCGTTCTGAGCACATGGCCAAGGTCACCTTTGGCATCGCCATACAGATAGAGGCTCCAGCGCGCGACCAGCACCACATCGCTGACACGTTGCGCACTCAAGCTTTGCTCGATCCGTCGATTGAAACGCGCACAGACACCGTCATGCTCCAGCCCGTCAACCGGGATGCAGCCGGGAGAGCTGGCGAGGATCACGCTGACCCCGTGGGCTTTCGCGCCATCATCGAATACCGGAATCAGCGCCGTGGCGTGACTGTCACCCCAGACCATCGCCTGGGTTGGCAGGTTTTCCACACCGTAATGACAGAACAGCTTGTCGTCCGGGGTTTTGTCGTCCGCCAGGCATGCCATCAACTCCGGACGCCACTCGCGCCCCTTCGCATATTGCAGCGCCTGATCGGACAGGCGCCACGGCAAGCCATCGGTCCAGCGCAGGGACTGCCCGGCCAGACCGAGCACCAGAATGCCGCAGAAACCGGCCAGCAGAACCTGCCGGCGCCCACCGAGCAGGCGACGTTCACGAAATGGCGTCTCGACAAACCTCCATGACAGATAACCCAGTACCAGCGTCAACAGGATCAAACCCGCAATGTCCAGCGCGCCCGGTTCCTCGACGCTGGCGTAGCTGGAAAACACGAACACCGGCCAGTGCCACAAGTACCAGGAGTAAGAAATCAGGCCGAGGCCGACCATCACCCTACTGCTCAGGAGTCGGCCAATCAGCGTCTCTCGATGACCGTTGGCCAGAATCAGCGCCACCACACCCAACACGGGTAGCAGCGCGGTGACACCGGGGAACGGCGTGCTTTTGTCGTACGCGAACACTGCCAGCAGGATCAGCCCCATGCCGAGCAGGCTCAACCACTGCGCGGCCATCGGCTTGAGCCGCCACGAATGCCGGGGTGCCACAGCGAGCATCGCCCCGGCCAACAGCTCCCATGCCCGCATCGGCAACAGGAAGAAGGCTTTTTCCGGGTGATGATTGACCGCCCACACGCTCAGCCCGAAGGACAACAGCAACACGCCGAACAATGCCAGTCGCCAGTGTTTCAGGCGGCTCGAGAGCAAGGTCAGCAGTAGCGGGAAGATAATGTAGAACTGTTCCTCCACCGCCAGCGACCAGGTGTGCAGCAGCGGTTTGAGATCAGAGGCAACGTCGAAATAGCCATCCTGGCGCATGAACAGGATGTTCGAGACA
This genomic window contains:
- a CDS encoding acyltransferase family protein, whose amino-acid sequence is MSTLAYRRDIDGLRAVAVIAVVLFHFGVPGFTGGFVGVDVFFVISGYLITSIIWNQRQAGRFSFVEFWARRARRILPALFAMIIAVLAVGWFLLAPRDYEELGRSVRYQVTFVSNILFMRQDGYFDVASDLKPLLHTWSLAVEEQFYIIFPLLLTLLSSRLKHWRLALFGVLLLSFGLSVWAVNHHPEKAFFLLPMRAWELLAGAMLAVAPRHSWRLKPMAAQWLSLLGMGLILLAVFAYDKSTPFPGVTALLPVLGVVALILANGHRETLIGRLLSSRVMVGLGLISYSWYLWHWPVFVFSSYASVEEPGALDIAGLILLTLVLGYLSWRFVETPFRERRLLGGRRQVLLAGFCGILVLGLAGQSLRWTDGLPWRLSDQALQYAKGREWRPELMACLADDKTPDDKLFCHYGVENLPTQAMVWGDSHATALIPVFDDGAKAHGVSVILASSPGCIPVDGLEHDGVCARFNRRIEQSLSAQRVSDVVLVARWSLYLYGDAKGDLGHVLRTTDGKYDRAAAEQRLADGLRARIAQLRAGGHRVWLVKEVPLQAFSPPYRLTRLAMLNHPVEGVGLAVGEHYKRQAFISQLFAQLARDPAVRVVDPAPRLCDESGLCRTELDGYSLYTDDNHLSEVGARFVAPILEPLFVGLQAGKKLAKGQVNAAK